ATCCACGcccaacatcatctgcataaatgAAGTTTTCTCTTCTCGACACCtgtagtcatgtgactgctgGAGGTTAAAAGGGAACATATTACAAAACGTTTGAGTAATGTTGGCTTCCTTCTCTTGTCCTTTCTCTTTACTCAGGATGATTGACAGCTCTTCCGTTTGAACCCCAGGATGCCTGCAGTGCCAGTAGGCGGGGCATCCTCCTCCCACCACCTCGTACCTGTCGCCCTCATCTGCTCCTGGCTGCTCCTGCTTCTCCATGCTGCTTTCGGACAAAAACCTGCCAAGCTGCCTTTGATTGGCCGGAAGCCCTTCATCGCTGCCTGGAACGCCCCTCTGGACATGTGCACCATCAAGTACAACATCACCACTAACATCGACCGCCTCTTCCACATCCACGGCAGCCCTCGTGCCGAGTGGACGGGCCAAAACGTGACCATATTCTACGCCAATCGACTGGGCTACTACCCTCACTACACGCCGCAGGGCGTGGCTGTGCACGGCGGCCTGCCGCAGAACTGCAGCCTTGACCTCCACCTGTTCAAGGCCTACCAGGACATCAACCACTTCATCCCAGTGGAGGACATCCGTGGGCTGGCCATCATTGACTGGGAGTTCTGGCGGCCTCAGTGGAGCCGTAACTGGCACAAGAAAGATATCTATCGACGCAAGTCGAGAGAGCTGACCGCCAGGGCGTACGCTAACGTGACGGAAGCACAGGTGGAGGAGCTGGCACGACGGCGCTTTGAGAAGAGCGCCAGGGCGTTCATGCAGAGGACTATTCAGCTAGGGATACTCCTTCGCCCCAACACTCTCTGGGGTTTCTACCTCTACCCTGACTGCCACAATTACAACCTCCATGATCAGAACTACACAGGCttgtgccccctgctggagagaCTGAGGAACGACGAGCTGCAGTGGCTGTGGAACAGCAGCACGGCGCTCTTCCCATCTGTGGCCATCAGGAAAAGTCACACCAACAGCATCAGCAACCTGCACTTCTCCCGGCACAGAATCCGAGAGTCGCTCCGCGTCGCCTCGCTGACTTCTAAAGAGTATGACCTCCCGACCTACGTGTACCTGAGGCTGGGCTACAGAGACGATGCACTGACCTTCCTCACCACCGTAAGGGCAATGCTTCTCACAATAAAGTAGTCTGTTTACCATGAGCTCACTATTACACATGATTTACACACACCTATTCCGAGAAGATAAGGAAAATGTTCATCTCTAGAGTCATAAGTCTATTAAACTCATTCAGAGGTTTATCAGTGTCTCTGCACCTTGCAGTGGTAATAACTGATTTGTTTGCACTGACTGATGGATGAGTCCTTTGTTTGTGATTTACTGTCACCTAGTGGAGATCTGTGGAAGTGAAGCTCTGGGTGAAACATCCCTTGAAGGAATTTTAATTCAATGACTTTCCTTTAAATTTCTTTGTTTATGAGTTAATGACCTGTGTGGGGAAAATATTCTTTCAACAGAATATGAACAATAACTTGTGGGTCTTTGTTCTATAGAAAATTTTCTCTGTTCTTATAAAATATATTGGTCCAAGGTTCcgttttattgtcattattgtgCATTACTGCAAGGATGACCAAGTGCTGGTCCGGGATCCAAATCCAGACCGCAAGGCCTTCTGACTTCTGactataattaaatttaatcattaaagGGATTGGTGTGCATTTATCCAAACTTCAATGATTGGAAAGGTATCTTTATTAGTGTTAGTACATTAGTATTTTTTGGTTTATATTTTCATCATCACTATTATTTTATATCACTGTTTGGAGTCTCCAGCCTCTGACAGGAAGGTTGTCATTGATTCCTGCAGTATACAGAAACACTTTTTCCTCTAATGTTCCTTTGACGTTCTGGATCAAACATTGGGGTCATGTGACATCTACACTTGTGTGCTCTCTGCAGAAAGACTTGATTCATACCATTGGGGAGAGTGCTGCTCTGGGAGCTGCGGGATTTGTCATCTGGGGAGACCTGAACCTGACTTCTTCCAGGGTGGGTGTCTTTTGCCATAAAGTCTTTGCTACCTCCTGATTATCCAAAAGTTAGACTTTCCATTATGTGCTTTTGTTATACTCAGCATAACTGCACCAAGGTGAAGGCCTTCCTGAAGTACCGCCTGGGTCAGTACATCACCAACGTGACTCGAGCTGCCGAGGTCTGCAGCGACTTCCTGTGTCAGGGGAACGGTCGATGCGTCCGACGGGACCCTCTCGCCCGCCACTACCTCCACCTTAGTACCAACAGCTACCGCATCCAACTCTCCACGGAGGGGGAGTTCTCCATCACCGGGTGGCACTCGCAACacgagctgcagctgctgaccGAGAGGTTTCGTTGCCATTGCTATGAAGGCCACCAGGGCGAGAGTTGTGACAGCATCAACAAAGTGAGGGAAGATGACGGGCCGTGGGGGGAcgggaaggaggaagaggaggaggaggatgagcacGAGAGGCGGAGGACAGAGTGGGAGGACGAGCAGGGTGAATggtgggaggggagggagagcTCGGCATCACGGAGCGGATACAGCCTTCATCTGATGCTCTTCGTCCTCCTGTTGAACTTGTGTTTATTCAGGACCTTCGTATGACGGTGCAGGAGTTTGGATTGAAAATGGAGACATCCTGGTCTTTTTGCTGGATTTGTACTCAGAACATTACTGTACCAACAAATGCTGTTTACTCTTATTGATACTTTCTATTCATGCATTCCTTTGATCAACTTGACAAACATGAATTGAACTAACAATAGCAGGTTCTATTGGAACCTCAAATATCGGTCGAAGTGACTCCGTTCAGGAGGAGAGCTGTTAGTGAGCTGTGGTGACGGAGTCGACTCCAAAGCATATCGATGTGTGTTTCAGAGGATATTAGAGCCAGATATAAGTCACTTGTACTTATGAATGTGATCAAATGTGATCTGAGCAAACGGAGTGGATTGGAAAATAAGGTTTGTAATGTGAACATAGTCAAAGAGCAGCTGAacgaaaagaaaacaaaaatctcgATGCCAGATCAGCTTGACTGTCAGGAGGCATTCAGTTAGATGATCTGACCACCTCTGCAAAAGCATTGAGTCAACAGCAATCCTAGCAGTTTGGTGCTGTACTCAGAAACAACTGTGCCTTGAGTTAAATGCTAATGTCAGCATGGTGACAcagtgttagcatgctaatgtaAAGCAGGTTTGGTGTAACGTTCATGACATGTTAACCAGTTAGTTTGGCCAGTATACATGCTTACATTTGCTATCTGGTGTTAAACATAACACACAGTTGACCCTACAAGAAAGGTCATGGGGTCGTCCACTGGGAATCCCGAATGtgcacagaaagacaaaaaggtATTCAAACAGGGGAACATCATCTGATCGAcgtattaatgattaaaacgGCTCCTATAGGAGGAATGTGACGGCACTTTAAAAGACAGAGTTTTGACGTGTTGATAGAGGTTTGGTCCAACCAGGTGAATGCTGGGTAAACTCTGCCACAAATCTGCACTGCCTTCTTTGCCATCAACTGCATTAGTTCTTTCAGGAATGTGGATTAGTGGATGGAATGAGTGGGTCATCCTCGACAAAGAGAAAGGTTGGACTGATCATCCACTTTCGCTGCTGAGCCGAGGATTGGATTAGAGGAATCATGGTCGGTCAAATCACCGTAAAATGTGACTCTAGTGATCCCTGAGTTTGGAGAAAACAACCTTTAATGAAAATCAAAGGTGTTGAAGATAATCATTAATGTTTGACGTTTAGTTGGTGCTGTTTCTGAAGACATCAGATGTCAGATCAGAATTGCTGCATTTGGTTTATTTGCAGTGGAATGAAACTTGTTTTATTCTCAGCAATAAGCTGTTATTATACTTGACATTATATTGAATATAAATTGTCTATTATTTGTACTGTTGTTTATGTTGTACTCTTGAAATAGAGGTTGCAAAGAAACAGCTCATACATGAGCCTGTTTCTTGAACTTTTGATATCTTGCAGACCAAACAgttgtgtctttgtctttgaaGCTAATAGAAACATATTGTTTCTATGACAAAACAGTGAACAGGATGAAAAAAAGAGTCCTACCCAACTGAAAACAAGACTCAGCAGATCTCTGTGTTTCTGGGAATATATTATCAACAAAGTCGGTACACTAATTATAGTAGTTGAAGTACGTTCCAAAACATTACCGAAAATGGAGATCTCACCTCAAGGAACTGTTCGCCTAAAAAATAACATGTCAGTTATTCTTTGTTGTACTGAAAATGGGGGAAATTTGGACAAAATTAATTTGTCTGAAACAATTATGTACAAATATTTACGTTTCTGGAGCTTAACAAAAAGCTGCTGTCATTCTTCTAAACAAATGAAGAGCAtggacaacaaacaaacaaacaaacaaacaaacaaacaaacacgtacACATTATATTACTTCATGCTACTCATCAAAAATATTCTAAATCCCCAGAAATGGGtgaaatttacatttttcatctgAGCATTGCACACATGAACATGTTGTTGGCATTCTTTCAAAAGTGGGTTAGAAATACCATCATGTGGAACATCAAATTTACATGTATGACTTAAATACGATATTGAGTAAACATTTTAACATGAGAATAATGTCACGTTATAGGTATactattcattaattttttttaattttcattaatatCTAACTTCTAATGGTGAATCTAACTTTCCCCTCGAGAAAGTCAGACCACATCCAGAACAGCATTGGACCTGAGACCCGGGTCAGACTGGGCCGTCTTTTAGAATGTCATTGCCTAACAACTCAGACTTTCTGGTCTGAACATGCAGCATCTGTCATGTCTTTTTCACACTCATCCTGGTCTAAACTGAATCAGTATTTTCATCTCAGATGGGCCTGCATTCTGCATTTCAGGTCAGAAGAACTGGATTTCATTCATCACTACATCCTGCACTTTAAGTGTTCTGTCTTTCCAGATTGTAAACCAAATACGCAACAGGAACTATGCAACTCCTCACAAATATCTGAATGTAAATGCACTGCAAATAAAGTGTTTTCTTCAGTGTACCTGTGTTTCTTATTCTCTTTAACAGTTcgagtcctgttctgtgtgtgtttcctctcaccTGGAAAAACATGTAGCTGAGTTGATCGGCTCCAAATTGTTCACAggtgtgattttgtgtgtgtgtatgtgtgtgtgtgtgtgtgtgtgtgtgtacgtgcgtgcgtgtgtgtgtgtgtgtgtctaaacacacacacaccacgatCCACACTCCAAGATCAATCACCTctattgatgatgtcattttcaaattGACTGGTCAGTAGGCGTTGCCTTTACACCCG
This region of Antennarius striatus isolate MH-2024 chromosome 4, ASM4005453v1, whole genome shotgun sequence genomic DNA includes:
- the hyal4 gene encoding hyaluronidase-4, coding for MPAVPVGGASSSHHLVPVALICSWLLLLLHAAFGQKPAKLPLIGRKPFIAAWNAPLDMCTIKYNITTNIDRLFHIHGSPRAEWTGQNVTIFYANRLGYYPHYTPQGVAVHGGLPQNCSLDLHLFKAYQDINHFIPVEDIRGLAIIDWEFWRPQWSRNWHKKDIYRRKSRELTARAYANVTEAQVEELARRRFEKSARAFMQRTIQLGILLRPNTLWGFYLYPDCHNYNLHDQNYTGLCPLLERLRNDELQWLWNSSTALFPSVAIRKSHTNSISNLHFSRHRIRESLRVASLTSKEYDLPTYVYLRLGYRDDALTFLTTKDLIHTIGESAALGAAGFVIWGDLNLTSSRHNCTKVKAFLKYRLGQYITNVTRAAEVCSDFLCQGNGRCVRRDPLARHYLHLSTNSYRIQLSTEGEFSITGWHSQHELQLLTERFRCHCYEGHQGESCDSINKVREDDGPWGDGKEEEEEEDEHERRRTEWEDEQGEWWEGRESSASRSGYSLHLMLFVLLLNLCLFRTFV